A genomic segment from Juglans regia cultivar Chandler chromosome 14, Walnut 2.0, whole genome shotgun sequence encodes:
- the LOC118344541 gene encoding flowering-promoting factor 1-like: protein MSGVWIFDNNGVARLITNPTRESFEQKEPPYPGTATAPGARPRVLVYLPANHVIRSYSELEHRLNELGWSRYHNPTSPDFLQFHRSEHSPHLISLPKNFANFKIRHMYDIVVKNRSFFEVRDATA from the coding sequence ATGTCCGGTGTGTGGATATTTGACAATAATGGCGTGGCTCGCCTAATCACCAATCCAACTAGGGAATCCTTCGAGCAAAAAGAGCCACCCTACCCAGGTACAGCCACTGCACCTGGCGCTCGCCCCCGGGTCCTCGTATACCTCCCGGCTAACCATGTGATCCGCTCCTACTCCGAGCTCGAACACCGTCTCAACGAGCTCGGCTGGTCTCGCTACCACAACCCCACCAGCCCCGACTTCCTTCAGTTCCACAGGTCAGAACACTCACCCCACTTGATCTCCCTTCCGAAAAATTTCGCCAACTTTAAGATCCGTCATATGTACGACATCGTCGTCAAGAATCGCTCTTTCTTTGAAGTTCGCGACGCCACAGCCTGA